One Amaranthus tricolor cultivar Red isolate AtriRed21 chromosome 10, ASM2621246v1, whole genome shotgun sequence genomic window carries:
- the LOC130824852 gene encoding uncharacterized protein LOC130824852, with protein sequence MSSNSSSPCSKKSKAKGIQPDLRELLFKRMKSQQTSNEGNESPPLSSPLSPPLSSPPSEDVNMEVGGSSRSSCDEPLDDEWVYDVELLPHDPGLRKNIMDYPPNERNPRDVEINKGGDAFVVGGFRAWNKPERLEKHVGGIKSAHNIAYEKYVNLRDSKKTSIEFLFDNASEVQMNEYHIRLNASLTCLRFLLGQGLAFRGHDESEESYSRGNFIELLKWLGGKVEEIRKYTFQNAPKNCQLTSPKIQKDIITCCAKETTKRIIEEVGDGYFSILADESSDVSQKEQLALVLRFVNRENGSVVERFLGILHVGDTTALSLKNAIMSLLMEHSLSPSMIRGQGYDGASNMRGEINGLKTLIMNDNPRAYYIHCFAHQLQLTLVAVAKKNVNCTWLFDVLANLLNVVGASCKRRDLIRKHQAQVVAQALEVGEIESGSGLNQERGLSRPGDTRWGSHYKCLISIINLFPSIIKVLEEIGENGSPDDKLKAQVVLGSLESFDFIFIAHFMLTIFGYTNDLCVALQRKEQDIVNAISLVKSTKNVLQKMRDQGWDSLLDKVILFCTKHEIDVPSMDAQYVPQGRSRRFAKQATNLHHFRVDIFLEVIDLHLQEIDNRFNEKNMELLTCMASLSPRGNFSSFDKERILKLASLYPEEFSCYDLTALDLQLDVFLDSMQNDERFHDLQDINSLSMMLVKTRKHETFPLIHLLIKLMLILPVATASVERVFSAMTFVKNKLRNSMGDQLVNDCLVTYIEKEVFLQVSDEKLKRNTCAPNMFWQKKSANHAYNYAQLVNAVTTAFDNLTPNALKNVWITLQACKIEVIKKLGGMDYDIPHMSKAKLEREGRLPHCLGVQQETIYEALRYLDTKVDETTFEVILFYLGIKDKTVFHQLHLTRASTEATTEEAAYIPARNEATAPTKDTTTLTEAAPA encoded by the exons ATGTCAAGTAATTCAAGTTCACCTTGTTCGAAAAAGTCAAAAGCAAAGGGAATACAACCCGATCTTCgtgaattattgtttaaaagaatgaaatcccAACAAACATCTAACGAAGGCAATGAATCTcctcctttaagttcccctctaagtcctcctttaagttcccctccAAGTGAAGATGTTAATATGGAAGTAGGTGGTTCAAGTAGAAGTAGTTGTGATGAACCATTGGATGATGAGTGGGTGTATGATGTTGAACTTCTTCCTCATGACCCGGGATTGAGGAAAAACATAATGGACTATCCCCCTAATGAAAGAAATCCG AGGGATGTTGAAATTAACAAGGGGGGTGATGCATTTGTTGTTGGAGGTTTTAGAGCGTGGAATAAACCTGAGAGGCTTGAGAAGCATGTTGGAGGAATTAAAAGTGCTCATAATATTGCTTATGAGAAATATGTGAATCTAAGAGattcaaagaagacatcaattgaatttttatttgataatgcGAGTGAGGTTCAAATGAATGAATATCATATTCGTTTGAATGCATCCTTAACTTGTTTGAGATTTCTTTTGGGCCAAGGTTTGGCATTCCGGGGACATGATGAAAGTGAGGAGTCATATAGTAGAGGTAACTTTATTGAGCTTTTGAAGTGGTTGGGTGGGAAGGTTGaggaaataagaaaatatacttTCCAAAATGCACccaaaaattgtcaattaacatctcccaaaattcaaaaagacattATCACTTGTTGTGCAAAAGAGACTACTAAGCGCATAATAGAAGAGGTTGGTGATGGTTACTTTTCTATTTTGGCCGATGAATCAAGTGATGTGTCTCAAAAAGAACAACTAGCTCTTGTTTTGCGGTTTGTTAATAGAGAAAATGGATCGGTAGTGGAACGCTTTTTAGGCATTCTACATGTGGGTGATACTACCGCTTTATCTCTTAAAAATGCCATTATGTCGTTGCTTATGGAACATTCATTGAGTCCTTCCATGATAAGAGGTCAAGGGTATGATGGGGCAAGTAACATGAGGGGTGAAATCAATGGCCTCAAGACTTTGATTATGAATGATAATCCAAGAGCCTATTACATTCATTGTTTTGCTCATCAACTTCAACTAACTCTAGTTGCGGTTGCTAAAAAGAATGTTAATTGTACTTGGCTTTTTGACGTACTTGCAAATTTGTTAAATGTGGTGGGAGCTTCTTGTAAGAGAAGAGACCTTATTCGAAAACACCAAGCTCAAGTAGTGGCTCAAGctttggaagtgggggaaattgAAAGTGGATCGGGTTTGAATCAAGAACGTGGTTTGAGTAGGCCGGGAGATACACGTTGGGGATCTCATTACAAGTGTTTAATAAGTATCATCAACTTGTTTCCTTCAATTATTAAAGTGCTTGAGGAGATTGGAGAAAATGGCTCTCCGGATGATAAGCTCAAAGCTCAAGTTGTTTTAGGATCTTTGGagtcctttgattttatttttatagctCATTTCATGTTGACTATTTTTGGCTACACTAATGATTTATGTGTTGCTTTACAAAGAAAGGAACAAGATATTGTGAATGCCATTAGCCTTGTTAAAAGTACAAAGaatgtgttgcaaaagatgaggGATCAAGGATGGGATAGTCTCTTAGACaaagtcattttattttgtactaaacacGAGATTGATGTTCCATCTATGGATGCTCAATATGTACCTCAAGGAAGATCAAGACGTTTTGCTAAACAAGCAACAAATCTACATCATTTTCGCGTTGACATCTTTTTGGAAGTAATTGATTTGCATCTTCAAGAGATTGATAACCGTTTTAATGAGAAGAACATGGAGTTACTTACATGCATGGCTTCCCTGAGTCCTAGAGGTAACTTTTCATCTTTTGATAAAGAGAGGATACTTAAACTTGCTTCTTTATATCCCGAAGAGTTTTCATGCTATGATTTAACGGCTCTTGATCTTCaacttgatgtcttcttggattcTATGCAAAATGATGAAAGATTTCATGATTTGCAAGATATCAATTCTCTTTCCATGATGCTTGTTAAAACAAGGAAACATGAGACTTTTCCTCTTATACATTTGCTAATCAAGttgatgttgattcttcctGTTGCTACGGCAAGTGTAGAAAGAGTGTTTTCCGCAATGACGTTTGTCAAAAATAAGTTGAGAAATAGCATGGGTGATCAACTAGTGAATGATTGTTTGGTTACTTACATTGAGAAGGAAGTGTTTCTACAAGTTTCTGATGAAAAG TTAAAAAGAAACACTTGTGCACCGAATATGTTCTGGCAAAAGAAAAGTGCAAATCATG CATACAACTATGCACAATTAGTTAACGCAGTGACTACAGCATTTGACAATCTGACACCAAATGCACTGAAGAATGTATGGATCACACTACAAGCATGTAAAATTGAGGTTATTAAGAAACTAGGTGGTATGGATTATGACATTCCACACATGAGCAAAGCAAAACTTGAAAGGGAAGGGAGACTCCCACATTGTTTGGGGGTACAGCAGGAAACAATTTACGAGGCACTAAGATATCTGGACACAAAGGTGGatgaaactacatttgaggtcattttattttacttggggATCAAAGACAAAACAGTTTTCCATCAACTTCATTTAACAAGAGCAAGCacagaagcaacaacagaagAAGCAGCATATATTCCAGCAAGAAATGAAGCAACAGCACCAACAAAAGACACAACTACATTAACAGAAGCAGCACCAGCATGA
- the LOC130825975 gene encoding plastid division protein PDV1-like, which produces MKWDVEMEEIEAVLDKISDLHDKLSDAIHSISRTHFLSSTKSFKNNNNSADHNNFKSNECHFFDHDFKTNNENVNGFVFFKDSAIAEAKSLNSIRSALEHLEQQLGFLDTVQIQQRAERDAAVARLEQSRIILAVRLAEHHGKRYKVIDEAMDFVGSVRDATSCFMGPENSSNPPASAPFDHSMQQKGVDANIFVKLLFAGLDSAKRTLQLDKLSGVLGNTALFALSMLAMLHLQQATYKDNIGLKHYRTVKKSSLRDSSSSAQSSPLDVRFARG; this is translated from the exons ATGAAATGGGATGTTGAAATGGAAGAAATTGAAGCTGTTTTAGACAAGATTTCTGATTTACATGACAAATTGAGTGATGCAATTCATTCTATTTCTCGAACCCATTTCCTTAGTTCCACTAAATCCTTCAAAAATAACAACAATTCTGCTGACCACAACAATTTCAAGAGTAATGAATGTCATTTCTTTGATCACGATTTCAAGACGAATAACGAGAATGTTAATGGGTTTGTGTTTTTTAAGGATTCCGCCATTGCCGAGGCTAAGAGTCTTAATTCTATTCGCTCTGCCCTTGAACATCTTGAACAACAGCTTGGCTTTCTCGAT ACTGTTCAAATTCAGCAGCGTGCAGAAAGAGATGCTGCAGTTGCACGATTAGAGCAGAGCCGCATCATTCTTGCCGTGAGATTGGCTGAACACCATGGCAAAAGATACAAAGTAATTGACGAAGCTATGGATTTCGTGGGAAGTGTAAGAGATGCCACCAGTTGCTTTATGGGACCCGAGAATTCCTCTAATCCTCCTGCAAGCGCACCTTTCGACCACTCAATGCAGCAAAAAGGAGTCGATGCCAATATCTTTGTAAAACTACTGTTCGCTGGGCTAGATTCCGCCAAAAGAACACTTCAACTCGATAAATTGAGTGGAGTTCTAGGTAATACTGCTTTATTTGCTCTTAGCATGCTTGCAATGCTTCATCTACAACAAGCAACATACAAGGATAACATCGGCCTGAAGCATTACAGAACTGTTAAGAAATCATCACTAAGAGATAGTTCCTCCTCTGCGCAATCAAGTCCCCTGGATGTACGATTTGCAAGAGGTTGA